The sequence below is a genomic window from Methylotuvimicrobium sp. KM2.
CAGTGTTTTTGGGACCAGATCCTCGACCAGTTTCGGGGCGACTTTCGCAAGATTATCGAGTAACTGTTGCGCTTCTTCGTAGCCGAATAATTCATGCGCGTTACTTTGCAGTAAATGACTCAAATGCGTGGCAATAACAGTACCTGGGTCAACGACGGTATAGCCCAACGTTTGCGCGTGATCCTTCTGACCCGCCTCGATCCAAACCGCCTCCAGACCGAATGCCGGGTCGCGACATTCCCTGCCTTTCAATGAACCGAAAACTTGCCCGGGATTAATCGCCAATTCCAATTCGGGAAAAACCTCCGCCTCGCCCATCGTTACACCCATCAATGTGATGCGATACATCGTCGGCGACAAATCCAAATTATCGCGAATATGCACCGTAGGCACTAAAAAGCCCAACTCCTGCGACAACTTTTTACGCACGCCTTTGATCCGCGCCATCAACTGCCCTCCTTGATTTTTGTCGACCAATGGAATCAAGCGATAGCCGACTTCCAAGCCGATAATATCGACCGGCATCACATCATCCCAACCCAACTCCTTGACCTCCGGTACGGTTTGGCGAACATCGAGCTCCCGTTTGGTTTCGATACTGGCCAAAACCTTGCTGCGCCTGTCGATCATATAAGCAGAACCAGCCATCGAGCCGGCCAGCAGAATGAATACTAAATTCGGCATGCCCGGAATAACTCCCAAAGTCCCCATTACACCGGCAGTGATATATAAGGCTTTGGAGTTTTCGAAAAGCTGCGTGCTGACTTGCTGACCGATATCTTCGGTACCGCCTTTGACGCGCGTAACGACGATAGCCGACGCACTCGACAACAATAGCGAAGGAATCTGAGCGACTAAGCCATCCCCGATAGTCAATAGCACATAAATTTCGCCGGCTTCCGCGAAACTCATTCCATGCTGACCGACGCCGATCGCGAGTCCACCGATGATATTGACGAATAAAATAATGATACCGGCAACCGCATCGCCTCTGACGAACTTACTAGCGCCATCCATCGAACCGTAGAAATCGGCCTCTGCGGCCACTTCGGCGCGCCGCTCGCGCGCCTGATCCTGCGTAATCAATCCGGAATTGAGATCGGCATCAATCGCCATTTGTTTGCCCGGCATCGCATCTAATGTAAACCGAGCGCCCACTTCAGCAACCCGACCCGCGCCTTTGGTCACCACGACGAAATTGATTACGACCAAGATCGAAAACACTACCAAGCCCACCGCAAAATTACCGCCGATGACGAACGAGCCGAACGCCTCGATCACCTTACCCGCCGCCGCACCGCCTTGATGCCCTTCGAGCAAGACAATTCGTGTCGACGCCACGTTCAATGCCAGCCTCATCAAAGTCGCCACCAAAATAACCGTCGGAAACACCGAAAACTCCAACGGATTCAGCATATAAATAACGACCAGCAGAATAATCAGAGAAAAGGCAATGTTGAACGTAAAAAATAAATCCAACAAAAACGGCGGCAACGGCAGGACCACCATCGCCAAAATCATGATGATCAACAGCGGCGCGCCGAGCCCGGAGCCGCTTATCATTTTTAAGGTGTTTAAAATTCGGGTAAGGTCCATGATTTAGTCTGGGTAATAACTCGGCGTAAATTAATATTGATCGAGGCAATTAGGAGCCAAAAGCTGGCAACCCCGGTTAAGACGAATTAGTCGTGGCATTTGCTTTGCTGAATAAGCATTTAACCTAGAAAAAAGTATTTCACCATGAAGATCATGAAGAATATGAAGCCTTTGAACGGCTTGACCCTTAGCAGGACGGGGTTTGCAACCCATACGCATCAAGCTAAAAGCGGCTAACCCGCATCACGCTCTTTTTCTCGCGCAGAGGCGCAGAGAGTTCCGCTGTTTCCCCTGCTCCAGCTTGGGAAACAGCATACACTTATCCAGTGGCTTCCTGGTCGGGGAGCTCCATTGCCCTCGAACCGCAGAGCGGTTCGGGCTGCATTCCCACGCAGAGCGCTCGCCGTTATACACAAGTATCGGTAAACTTGCTAAACAGAGGTCATCGTAGGCCTGGAAACGGTGCTGTTTGATAAATCTGCGGATATTGAACATCAGTGGCTTCGAAATCGCGACGAAGGCGTCGCTCCCACAAGGGGGCGGATGCTCTGTGGGAGCGATCCCCTGATCGCGATCTCGAGGTCGAAAGTGTTAAGTAACAATAAATGGTATCGAAGACTCATTAGCTAAGATTGCAAAACGGTAATTTTTGACTTATGTATAACGGCGAGCGCAGAGCGTGGGAACGATGAAAGGGCTTATATTAGCGTAGCGGTGTTGCCATGGTACGCATAGCGTACCCTACGTGACTCACCCTTTCCCCTTTCCCCTTTCCCCTTTCCCCTTTCCTCTTTCATCTTATTCATCCCTTCGAAATTCCTCAGGAATCGGTAAATCTTGGGGCGGCAACGGTGCATCCCAACCATAAGCCTTGGCTGTTTTTAACTGATACACATAGGCCAGCACTTGCGCGACCGCCAAAAACAGGCCTTGCGGAATCTCCTGTTTCAAATCGGTGGAGTAATACAAAGCCCGCGCCAAAGGCGGTGCAACCAATAGCGGCACATTCGCACCGGCCGCCAAATTACGAATTTGCGCCGCAATCAGATCGGTACCCTTGGCAATGACCTTCGGCGCAGCAGACGAGTTTTGATCGTATTGCAATGCCACGGCAAAATGCGTCGGATTGGTGACGATCACATCGGCATAAGGGACTTCCTCCATCATGCGCCGTTGCGACATTTCCATTTGTATTCTGCGCTGACGCCCTTTGATTTCCGGATTACCTTGAGACTCCTTCATTTCGTCACGCACTTCCTGGCGAGTCATTTTTAACTTTTCATGATGATCCCAGAGTTGGTAAGGTAGATCGACCATCACGATTAAAACCAATGATGCACTCAACAACAAAAAACCGAGACCGATATGAGATAAGGCATGCTGAATAGCCTGCCCCAAGGGCTCCGCACTCAACCCAAGAAACTCGTTCAAAAACGACTTATATAAGATCATTGCAACGCCGAACACCAATAAAAACTTGATCAGCGCCTTTAACAACTCGATCAGCCCTCTTTTCGAAAACAAACGGGCCACCCCCTTGATCGGATCGAGTTTTTCCAGCTTCGGCGTCAATGCGTCCCAACTGAACACCCATCCGCTCAAAATTAAGGGGCCAATCAACGCCGCGACAACCAGTGCCGCCAAAAACGGCGAGATGAGCCAGAAGGCATCGAGCAAGGCCTGCTTAAAAAATTTAATCGGGCTTTCGGGCGCGAAAATAACTTCCCTGCTCAATTGAAACTGGGTTTGCATGATCTCGATCATACCTTGCCCGAGGTATCCGCCCATGAATAACAGCAATACCGAGCTGGTGACCAGCATCACTAAAGTATTAAGCTCCCTGGACCTTGCGACTTGACCTTTCTTTCGAGCATCGGCAAGCCGCTTCGCCGTGGGTTCTTCTGTTTTATCCTGACCGGTATCTTCCGCCATATCGATCTGCTACAGACGCAGCACCTGTTCTAAAAGCTCATAACCCTCTGCCATGACGCCGGTGAATTGTTGAAGCATAGTCGGCAAGGTCAGCCAGATCAGCAGCAAGCCCAGCATCAACGTAACCGGAAAGCCCACCGCAAAAATATGCAACTGCGGCGCGGCGCGGGCCGCGACACCGAAACTGACATTAACCATCAATAAACTCGCCATGACCGGCAAAGCCAATAACAACCCCGAAGCAAACAAGCGACTGCTCCATGCGATGATCGACCAGATTTCAGCTTGTTCCAACCCATCGACCGCAATCGGCACGGTATTAAAGCTATCCAACACCATGCGAATCAGCATTAAATGTCCATCTAAAACAAAAAAACTCAGCGTACTAACGATAATATAAAACTGTGCCAACACCGGAATTTGCTGACCGCTTTGCGGATCGACCATCGATGCAAACCCCAAGCCCATGCTATAAGCGATCGTTTGCCCGGCAAACACTAC
It includes:
- the fliR gene encoding flagellar biosynthetic protein FliR, whose product is MNFTEAQLLNWVASFIWPLMRIGAMLVAAPLFSMQGVPPRVRLVIALGLTLVVMPLLPPLPDVPMFSYQGLAVSMQQILIGLVSGFIIQMVFGVVVFAGQTIAYSMGLGFASMVDPQSGQQIPVLAQFYIIVSTLSFFVLDGHLMLIRMVLDSFNTVPIAVDGLEQAEIWSIIAWSSRLFASGLLLALPVMASLLMVNVSFGVAARAAPQLHIFAVGFPVTLMLGLLLIWLTLPTMLQQFTGVMAEGYELLEQVLRL
- the flhB gene encoding flagellar biosynthesis protein FlhB; this translates as MAEDTGQDKTEEPTAKRLADARKKGQVARSRELNTLVMLVTSSVLLLFMGGYLGQGMIEIMQTQFQLSREVIFAPESPIKFFKQALLDAFWLISPFLAALVVAALIGPLILSGWVFSWDALTPKLEKLDPIKGVARLFSKRGLIELLKALIKFLLVFGVAMILYKSFLNEFLGLSAEPLGQAIQHALSHIGLGFLLLSASLVLIVMVDLPYQLWDHHEKLKMTRQEVRDEMKESQGNPEIKGRQRRIQMEMSQRRMMEEVPYADVIVTNPTHFAVALQYDQNSSAAPKVIAKGTDLIAAQIRNLAAGANVPLLVAPPLARALYYSTDLKQEIPQGLFLAVAQVLAYVYQLKTAKAYGWDAPLPPQDLPIPEEFRRDE
- the flhA gene encoding flagellar biosynthesis protein FlhA, giving the protein MDLTRILNTLKMISGSGLGAPLLIIMILAMVVLPLPPFLLDLFFTFNIAFSLIILLVVIYMLNPLEFSVFPTVILVATLMRLALNVASTRIVLLEGHQGGAAAGKVIEAFGSFVIGGNFAVGLVVFSILVVINFVVVTKGAGRVAEVGARFTLDAMPGKQMAIDADLNSGLITQDQARERRAEVAAEADFYGSMDGASKFVRGDAVAGIIILFVNIIGGLAIGVGQHGMSFAEAGEIYVLLTIGDGLVAQIPSLLLSSASAIVVTRVKGGTEDIGQQVSTQLFENSKALYITAGVMGTLGVIPGMPNLVFILLAGSMAGSAYMIDRRSKVLASIETKRELDVRQTVPEVKELGWDDVMPVDIIGLEVGYRLIPLVDKNQGGQLMARIKGVRKKLSQELGFLVPTVHIRDNLDLSPTMYRITLMGVTMGEAEVFPELELAINPGQVFGSLKGRECRDPAFGLEAVWIEAGQKDHAQTLGYTVVDPGTVIATHLSHLLQSNAHELFGYEEAQQLLDNLAKVAPKLVEDLVPKTLPLGVVVKVLQNLLQEHVSIRDIRTIAETLAEFGVKSQDPDILTSAVRVALGRSIVHEISGIQQELPVITLDSELERLLHKSLQTAGEGGVGIEPGLAEQMHRSLEESAQKMEMEGQTPVLLVSSFVRPWLARFVRHSISGLHVLAYNEIPEDRQIRVVSTVGQRA